In Vespa velutina chromosome 14, iVesVel2.1, whole genome shotgun sequence, the genomic stretch gatAAGGGGGAACTTTGTctacaaaattattacgatacgAAAAGAGTCATAATATGgtggtaataatttttttctaagttaacgtataaaatacatatgaaGGTCAATTGAGttattttaaatcatatattttttattacattcatCGATACAATTCAACAttctaaatgaaaaagtattaacTCGTATATgccgaaaaaaattattagtttaaaagatatttcaatttaaatattcaatttaaatatattaagaaatcaTTTAGCGATACGACGACTAAAACGTAGTGAAAATAATAGTACTAACTTCGCATTCATTATATTGCATTTATTTTGCGCTTACTTAGCGCTTACTCTGCGCGCTTGCTtagtatatatttgtttcgaGTTTCTACGACTTTTAGTTTCGAAGATATCATCATTCAAATGAACGAcgtagatgaagaaaaaaaaggaacgctTCCTCcatgaagaaataatttgttttattaattatttattaatttatgtaattttataaatcgttcGCAATctcaatttctttaattttttatattttatttatttacttttttttcatttttttttttttttttttttttttttttcaaaataaaatgaatttattttcgtaagaATTGATttgtaacaaattattaattaattattaattaattattaattaattattaacaatatgcagagagagagagagagaaaatttttccctttaaaatgatatttgaatCAAGTCTCTACGATTTTTAGTTCCAGAGATATCGTCACTAAATGAAAAACGTTTACGTTGTGCCATTAACCTatgtaatttcattcaaatttgcTCGGTAATAcactgacctatataaattcTGAGAATATACGTTGACCAGCTGGACAACGTAGTACTACTATATCTATTACTACAAACAGCTGTTAGTATTGgtattatgaatgaaaatctttcaaagGTAATATCTTCGGAACGGAAAATCGTAGAGACTTGAAACCAGTaccattttcaaatataatttattctttatttattaaaatattacaataatatcgaaataataaaatcaatttttgttaataaatttttttcaatagaatttttcctttacttttataatgaaGTTATAATTTGCAATGaaatcatttctaattttatgaaaattaaatgaattttatattgttcATATAAagcattaaataataatagatctattaataatttattaataatcgacattgaaagaatggaaaatttttctttgtaattttcttattattactatttatttattactactcttattacatatttgtcatatctgtaaataatttagagatatgtgtgtatattaagtattgttttattgttgatatcaataaaaaaaataattcaattaaatactttcattatcatttaataattatgtgaattaattatatttaactgAGGAAAcgtacattaattatatatatacatacatgtacgtacacatatatgtatgtgtatgtgtgtgtatgttatatatatgagaggaagagaaaggaaaaagatacgaaagtgtattatcaaaaaattactttatcaCTCCTCACATTTCGATTACttaaaaactaaataaaatcttcatttattagaaataatacatttatagaaaatttttttattatatttttatatcgaacttTTAATAGGAAACATATAAATGgttttctttattaacaaaattttttttacatcgctTAGATGaaaagtaatgataataaaatcaattacaaACTCGTATTCTTTtcgatatcgaataaataataaaataaaataatatttgctcATCGCATaccattaattaaaattgttcgttaaaattattatgctCTCATATAATATCCTTTATGCGAGATAATTTTTTCCATAAATTCATGATGATATCCCATTAACGGAAATATGAAAGTTAATAAAttcctattaaaaattaattacactataaataaataaaatataatctcttagtatgtatgtatatatatatatatgtataaaaacttTTCGTGCAGCGATACccattataaaatacattacgaaataaataaataattaaataaataaataaataaataaataaatatgaaaagtaaatttaaataaattatagcctttttcgttttttcttttcatcataAATTATGcctttttttatcgacgagttttattttttaatgacgaGTACTCGTAACAATCTCCATCGCTACTGGAACAACAATCGCATGAAGAACAGCTGCAAGAGGTCGATGATTGTTctgaaatttaatgatttttttttctactttacttttttttatttttattattaacgtgtCATTGAAAGagtaaaacatttttcatgtatatattttaattgatgcCACGAATTATGCCAACTATCAATAATATACTCTTAATAgtgtaaacaaattaattaagaatgtaatttttttaacttcatttaaatgaattattaatcaaaagagattaaaagaattcatcaatgtatgtattcatcatatgataaaaaaagaattctttattatttactaacaaaagaaaagaaatattctttttccttatgattttaagaagaaaatcataatgtttttttttctctttgtcgatcttgaatgaaaattattttgttcaaatagctttttaatgaatgattcgtttgtattaaataaaaaattagctgactaaaataatttcatggtAGAAGTAGAAATACGAAAAGGACGGAGGAAACGtttgtaagaaagaaaaaaatagaaaaaaaaaaaaaaaaaaaaaaaaaaaagaaaagaaaaagaaaatgttcgatCAACATTCATAATTCGACTTACTTGTGGATCGTGTAGATTTTTTCTTGGACGCTTTCGTTTTTCTACTTTTTGCCTTTTTTGACTTTTTCGAAATCTTTCCCTTCGACCTTCCTTTACTACTTTTACGTGATATCAACTCACATTGGTTATTACAATCGGAACATTCGGAACAATCGGAACAATCCGAACAATCGGAATAATCGGAACAATCACAATCGGAACAATCGCAATCAGAACTATCGCTATCGGAACTATCCGAAGTATCGATGAAACAATTATCACCTTTCAAACAGCGcagttcatttttatttttagttatttctttacgtactttctttatttctcttttcggtGCCATTTCtaaacagaaagaagaaaacaaaaatatatgatgaaaaaaaaaaaatatatatatatatataatataaatataaaaaaacaatgtaaaaaaatgtataagtaaaatataaatataaaaatatttataataaatatatgaatatataataagtgatataaaagtattaattatattaattatataattataaaaaataatatagaaacaaatatatatatatatatatatatatatatatatatatatatatatatatatatatatatgtatgtgtgtgtatgtatgtatgtatatatatatatgtgtgtgtgtgtgtgtgtgtgtgtgtgtgtgtgtgaataatattaatagaaaaaaaaatgaatatataaaagaaaaacaaataagaatattattttctttcaaatttatccattatcttttcaatactcttcaaatatatataaatttatttaatgactCGATGATTTTTGTTCCTAGAcgtaataaccataattaatatttgacaTCACTGATTCCtaaagtataaatatgtatatttataacgttCGAATACGATTTTGGCACAACATATTTCGACTTTGTCCGATCGGGCATCTCATCTCGTATATAAACACATTTCGAAGGACACTTAGATAACTTTTCGATGATTTGAAATAAACACTGTTAGaaattagattaaaatatatatttccgaTATAACATTCtagttttaattaatcgaacggaaagaaataattttaataaaaatttcaatttcatattcaattgaaatttttctttaacattatataaataaacgcttttttttttattagaaacgattagaaacaatataataacaattaacgTGTAAATTTGTAACATTAATCGATGTACTTttcttgttaattattatatacttgcaaaaaattatttattgtattattattaaaaaaaaaaaataaaaaagaaaaagaaaaagaaaaattcataccTGTTGATTTAGGCGACGAGAAAAAATACTTGAAACCTTTTATTTGCCAAATATAAACgtgattagatatatatttaatagagaaagtttaaacaaattttctttaacgaataaaatttttgatgaAATTTATCGTAAGAAAATCGAAATGAGAAAGTATTTATGATCTTCGTATATAGATCTATGAGGATCTCTGGTTGCGATCTAACACTCAATAGAGACATTTTGTCCttctcataaatatttatatagatatgtacatatacaaacagacagacagacagacagactgacgcacacatataaataaatacaattgaaatattcaatcCTATTCGATCCTGTTGATTTATTCATCCAATTcgattcgataatatatacCTTTTCAAGTTTAAACTAACATCATTAGAAATTCTAATCacctaatattaatatttttaatatcctaGCAAttgttcgaagaaaaaagaaaagattcatGATATATTAGTTTCTCTATGGTATTTCAATGATTCGTATCGACGAATTTCATGTATATCATTATACGTAAAATTTACTAACATGAGTAGAAATTAGAACATAAGAACATATACGATACATTCGAAGTAATGCCAGATTACGAATCATTATGCAAGACGAATATTGACGCAATCCAATCCTAGGCAACGAGCCGATCTATGCGAAATCTTGAATCTGatatcacacacacacgcacacacacacagacgtatatatatatatatatgtatgcataaataattcttacatccatatatataattagttaagtaagagaaatgataaagaacGTGACTGATTTAAAATCTAAAGATTAATATTTCccattattcttctttttttttttcttaattaacaaaataaataaacaacaaatataattattttttaaatatatatatatatatatatatatatattttgtttttaattaaataatttgttaaaaagaaaaaagaaaagaaagttattacataataaattttaatttattcatgtagaataattaattaaatatattaaaggaaataaagggaaaatgttatttagttataattaaatatatcctttatataagtaaatagaatagattagattaaattaaacTTAGTTCAccctatacatatgtatatatatgtatatatatatatatatacatatatatatatacatatacatacatatatatatatatataagactaAGTAAACGGCTAGCCTATTATATCACCAATAGTTGTATATTCGAAGTGAGAAGGTAGAGTCGGACCGTGAACCCAACAAACAACAATCGAGCACGTTGCAGTAGCACACGTGACTTATTCTACAAGAACTTTCCCGTCTTCGTTCATTCCTTTAggtccttttcccttttatgtATCTCCTCTATCATTGTCAATTAGTCTCGTTGTCAGTCACGAGTATACCAAtacgaaaaatcttttttttacaagaaatATTTGACGTTACAATTGTCAACACGATttgcattctttttcttacttcttctttttctcttcaattttttttctttttctttttaattttttcttttttatcacgaTTTCTTTCAAGGCCAATGATTAACTATAAAACATCGTCCTTTAGAATGAATATACGTGCTGATCGAAAGTTACGTAAATTATGCCAATATACTTTGCGAAATAAAAGGTTCCAGCggttaaatgaatttttttttttttaaccaacaTACACGGGGTGTCGCATTTTAAACGATATCACGAAATATCTCCGATcgaatatgattttataaatgaatgtttcgaaacaaaaaaaaagaaagaaaaaagaaacaaaataaaaattgttagcTTTTACGGAGATTGTCGGGAGTGGGAAATGTTATATGTATCGCAGCTATTTCACGGTGGACGTTGTTGTCACAGATTGAAAAGTCAAGtaacaattttgtttaaataaaaatcgatattttatgcCAAACAAAAGTTGtcgagaatattaataatagaatccAATGAATACTTGAATACTTGAGGTATAACCTTTCATCACATATTTCATTTGTGCGATcacaataaatttcttctttcttcatcgaaAAAGCATCGTGCTTTGAATGATTATACAACTTCAGAAacgtacgaagaaaaatataaataaaaacaataagtaacaaaaagaaaaaaaaaacagaaaagaagaacaaatcctctctaaagatattttcctgaaaatgaatttctctacaaatttgatatattgacaaaaaaaaaaaaaaaaacaaaaatgatctcttacgaaataattacgatgaacattatatttccaattaaaaatcattaacaacttttattcgaaatatttctttatcaaagGCAATATAATCGGTGATATTTCGCCATATCGTTTAAAACGagacaccctatatatatatatatatatccatatacatacata encodes the following:
- the LOC124954001 gene encoding dentin sialophosphoprotein-like; the encoded protein is MAPKREIKKVRKEITKNKNELRCLKGDNCFIDTSDSSDSDSSDCDCSDCDCSDYSDCSDCSDCSECSDCNNQCELISRKSSKGRSKGKISKKSKKAKSRKTKASKKKSTRSTKQSSTSCSCSSCDCCSSSDGDCYEYSSLKNKTRR